GGCGTTGCCTCGCGGGGGGCCGCTCTCCTACACTCGGCCGGCCATGCGTCTTCGCCTCTTCCTCACGCTGACCGCCGCCGCCTCCCTCACCACCACCGCCTGCCTCAGCACGCCGCCCCCGCATGAACGGGCGCTCATCAACAACGAGCTGTGCGCGCAGGAGATGGCCAACGGGGACCTGCAGAAGGCGGAGACCTACTGCAACCTGGGCCTGGAGTTCTCCCCCCAGTACGCGGACCTGTGGGCCAACAAGGGCCTCATCGCCATGTACTCGGGCAACAAGGGCAAGGCGAAGGAGTTCTTCATCAAGGCCCTGCGCTTCAACCAGGAGCACCTGCAGGCCTACCAGAACCTGGGCGTGCTCTACCTGGAGGAAGGCGCCTACGGAAAGGCCCACGACAACTTCAAGCGCGCCCTGCAGGTGAACCCGGACAATTTGGAATCGCGCTACGACCTGGGCCTCACCTACATGAAGATGGACCGGAAGAAGGAGGCCAAGAAGGAGTTCGACACGCTGCTCGCGGTCAACCCCAACGTGGCCAACGCCCATCACAACCTCGGCATCATGGCCTACGAGGACAAGGACCTGGAGACGGCCTTCGAGCACATCTCCCAGGCCGCCCAGCTCACCCCGGACTCCGCGGAGGTGTGGCACGACCTGGGCACGGTGCTGATGGAGCAGAGCCGCTTCGCGGAGGCCCGCGAGGCCTTCGGCAACTGTGCCCGCCTGGATGAGAAGAACTCCAGCTGCCTCAACAACCTGGCCGTCGCCCAGCGCAAGGTGGCCCTCACCGACTCCGCCCTCAAGGAGCTGAAGGACACCCAGACGGCGGAGAACAGCGCCCCGGCCATGTACCTGCTCGCGCGCCAGTACCGCGAGAAGGGCCTGCTCACGGAGGAGGAGAACGCCTACCGCAAGTGCGTGAAGCTGGACGCCAAGTTCGCCCCCTGCCACTTCGGCCTCTTCCAGATCTTCTCCGAGGCCCACAAGCAGAACCACGCTCAGACGGCGTGCAAGAACTTCATGAAGTTTGGAACCTCCGAGGAATTCCCCACCGAGTACACGACGTGTGAGAGATTCCTGGCCAACGACTCGTTCTAGCCGTCCCTTCGGGTAGCGACACACGCGATGAGCGTCCGTCTGACCGTTACGCAGCGCAGCGAGGCCGGAGGCGCCTCGGGCAAAGAGGTCGTCCTCGACGACTCCGTCATCACCCTGGGGCGGGACAAGACCTGCCAGGTGGTGCTCCCGCAGCAGGCGGTGTCGCGCAACCACGCGCGCATCAGCCAGGAGGGCACCCTCTACTTCCTGGAGGACCTGGGCAGCGCCTACGGCACGAAGATCAACGGCAAGTCGCTCCCCAAGGGGGAGAAGGAACTGCTGCGCAACGGCGACGTCATCGCCATCGCGCAGTACGACGTCCGCTTCGACAAGGTCGTCGAGATCGCGCCGGACGTCAGCGACAAGACGTCCTTCCTCGCGCGCGGCATCCTGAAGGACGCGATGCGCGGCCTCGCTGGCGGCGAGGAGCGCTTCCTGCGCTACATGAACGGCCCGCGCGAGGGCCAGCGCATCGAAATCTCCGAGGCCCAGGAGCACATCTTCGGCCGCGACGAGAAGGAAGCCGACGTCATCCTCAAGGACGACCTCGTCTCCCGCAAGCACGCCAAGGTGCGCCGCGACTGGTCCGGCACGCACGTGGAGGACCTGGGCAGCCGCAACGGCATCAAGGTCAACAAGAAGCGGGTCAACCGCAAGGCGCTCAAGGACGGCGACGAGCTGGAGATTGGCGCCACCCGCTTCGTCTACGTGGACCCCGCCGAGCCCCCCGACGAGCCCGCGGTGAGCCTCTCCTCGGAGAACTCCGCCGTCGTCCCGGCCCCGTCGCCGCCGCGCCCCTCCCCGCCCAAGCGAGAGGAGCCGCCCCCGCCGGAGCCCGAACCGGAGCCGCAGCCCGAGCCCGAACCGTCGCCCCCGGAGGAGCAGCCCTCCTCCGAGGATGGGTCCGCGTCCTCCTCCGAGGAGCCGCAGCCCGACGGTGGCGAGGACATGCCCATGCCGGAGCCGGAGCCCGAGCCCGCCCCGGCGGCCGTGTCCGCGCTGGCGGACAAGAAGAAGCTCGTCCCGCTCATCGTCATGGGCGTGGTGGGGCTGAGCTTCCTGGTGCTGATGATCGCCGTGCTCGCGGGCGCCTGAGCCGCCCTTCCCTTCCCTCCCGCGAAAACGACAGGGCCCCCGCTTGAAGAAGCGGAGGCCCCGGGTGCTTCACAGGCTCCTTCGCCGCTACCGGCCGGAGGAGATGCGCGCCACCGGCTGGATGTTCAGGTCCGGGGACAGCTCCTGGTAGCTGAGGATGGAGAACGAGGGGTTGAACTCGTACTCCAGCAGCTTGCGCACGTAGCGGCGGATGTCCATCGCCGTGAGGATGACGGGCCGCTGCGCGCTGGGCGGCAGGTGGCCGCATTCCGAGCGCACCGCGCCGACGATCTCCTGGGCGATCTCCGGCTCCAGCGCCAGGTGCGCGCCCGCGGAGGTGCGCTTGATGGAGCTTCGGATGGCCTCCTCGATGTTCGGGTCGAGCAGGTACACCACCAGCGTGCCGGTGCCGCGCGCGTACTTGTGGGAGATGTAGCGGCGCAGCGAGGCACGGACATGCTCGGTGAGCATGACGTTGTCCGCCTCCACCTGGCCGTACTCGGACAGGGCCTGGAGGATGCCGCGCAGGTCGCGGATGGAGATCTCCTCCTCCACCAGGCGCCCGAGGATGTCCGTCAGCTTCAGCACGTTGACGATCTTCGGGACCACTTCCTTGACGATGGCCGGGAACGCCTTCTCCAACTGCTCCAGCATCGTCTGCGTCTCCTGCACGCCCACGAACTCGCGCGCGTTCTTCCGGAGCACGGCGGCGGTGTGCAGGATGATGTAGCCGGGCACGTCCCAGGTGGTGAGGCCCGCGGACTCGAGCATGTCCCGGAACTGCTCGGGCACCCACGCGGCCGGCTGGCGCGTCGCGGGGTTGATGGCCTCGAAGCCGGGGATGTTCATCAGCTTGAGGCGCTCCACCGTGTCGTTCACCAGGATGTGGCCCAGGGTGGCCTGGCCGGTGACGACGGGCACTTCGTTGATTTGAATCTGGTACGCCCCGGGCGGCAGGCCGCCGTTGCCGCGCGCGCGCACGCCGGGGAAGCGCACGCCCAGCTCCACGAAGAGGCCGTCGCGCATGAACGGGATGAGCTCGAAGAGGAACTTGCCGCCGTCCTGCCGCGAGTCCACGTAGGGCACCAGCGCGTCGGAGACCTCCAGCACGATGGGCGTGACGACGGGGATGAACAGCTCCGAGTCCGGGTTGAGCTGCTCCTTGGGCGGAGGCTCGGCGGACACCGGCGTGCCGAAGCTGGACTCCATCGCGGGGCCGGCCTCTTCGGCGGCCAGCGCCTCGTCGCGCTTGCGCATCATCGTCCAGGCGCCGAAGCCCGCGCCCGCGCCCAGCAGGAAGAAGGGAATCTTGGGCAGGCCGGGGATGAGGCCCAGGCCCACGAGCATGGCCGCCGCGATGGCGATGGCCTTGGGGAAGGCGGTGAGCTGGGAGCCCACGTCCTTGCCCAGGTGCGCGCCCTCCTCTTCACCGCCGACGCGCGTCACCAGGATGCCGGCGCAGGTGGAGATGAGGATGGCGGGGATCATGCCCACCAGACCGTCACCGATGGTGAGCAGCGTGTACTTCTGCGCGGCGTCACCGGCGGACATGCCCTTCTGCGTGACGCCGATGATGAGGCCGCCCACGATGTTGATGACCGTGATGATGATGGACGCGATGGCGTCGCCCTTCACGAACTTCATCGCGCCGTCCATGGCGCCGAAGAGCTGGCTCTCACGCTCCAGGTCGCGGCGCTTCTTCTTCATCTGGTCCTGGTCAATCACGCCGGCGCGCAGGTCCGCGTCGATGGACATCTGCTTGCCGGGCATCGCGTCCAGGGTGAAGCGCGCGGCCACTTCCGCGACGCGCTCCGAGCCCTTGGAGATGACGATGAAGTTCACCACCACCAGGATGAGGAAGAGGATGGCGCCGACGACGAAGTTGCCCTGCACCACGAAGTTACCGAACGCC
The sequence above is drawn from the Corallococcus sp. NCRR genome and encodes:
- a CDS encoding tetratricopeptide repeat protein, whose translation is MRLRLFLTLTAAASLTTTACLSTPPPHERALINNELCAQEMANGDLQKAETYCNLGLEFSPQYADLWANKGLIAMYSGNKGKAKEFFIKALRFNQEHLQAYQNLGVLYLEEGAYGKAHDNFKRALQVNPDNLESRYDLGLTYMKMDRKKEAKKEFDTLLAVNPNVANAHHNLGIMAYEDKDLETAFEHISQAAQLTPDSAEVWHDLGTVLMEQSRFAEAREAFGNCARLDEKNSSCLNNLAVAQRKVALTDSALKELKDTQTAENSAPAMYLLARQYREKGLLTEEENAYRKCVKLDAKFAPCHFGLFQIFSEAHKQNHAQTACKNFMKFGTSEEFPTEYTTCERFLANDSF
- a CDS encoding FHA domain-containing protein, with product MSVRLTVTQRSEAGGASGKEVVLDDSVITLGRDKTCQVVLPQQAVSRNHARISQEGTLYFLEDLGSAYGTKINGKSLPKGEKELLRNGDVIAIAQYDVRFDKVVEIAPDVSDKTSFLARGILKDAMRGLAGGEERFLRYMNGPREGQRIEISEAQEHIFGRDEKEADVILKDDLVSRKHAKVRRDWSGTHVEDLGSRNGIKVNKKRVNRKALKDGDELEIGATRFVYVDPAEPPDEPAVSLSSENSAVVPAPSPPRPSPPKREEPPPPEPEPEPQPEPEPSPPEEQPSSEDGSASSSEEPQPDGGEDMPMPEPEPEPAPAAVSALADKKKLVPLIVMGVVGLSFLVLMIAVLAGA
- the sctV gene encoding type III secretion system export apparatus subunit SctV, which translates into the protein MANADPNSFLNKYSDIVLAVVVVAIVAMMIVPLPTIILDVLLTLNISISVILLLISLYVPSALYLSSFPTILLITTMFRLSLTISTTRLILLTGDPGEVVVAFGNFVVQGNFVVGAILFLILVVVNFIVISKGSERVAEVAARFTLDAMPGKQMSIDADLRAGVIDQDQMKKKRRDLERESQLFGAMDGAMKFVKGDAIASIIITVINIVGGLIIGVTQKGMSAGDAAQKYTLLTIGDGLVGMIPAILISTCAGILVTRVGGEEEGAHLGKDVGSQLTAFPKAIAIAAAMLVGLGLIPGLPKIPFFLLGAGAGFGAWTMMRKRDEALAAEEAGPAMESSFGTPVSAEPPPKEQLNPDSELFIPVVTPIVLEVSDALVPYVDSRQDGGKFLFELIPFMRDGLFVELGVRFPGVRARGNGGLPPGAYQIQINEVPVVTGQATLGHILVNDTVERLKLMNIPGFEAINPATRQPAAWVPEQFRDMLESAGLTTWDVPGYIILHTAAVLRKNAREFVGVQETQTMLEQLEKAFPAIVKEVVPKIVNVLKLTDILGRLVEEEISIRDLRGILQALSEYGQVEADNVMLTEHVRASLRRYISHKYARGTGTLVVYLLDPNIEEAIRSSIKRTSAGAHLALEPEIAQEIVGAVRSECGHLPPSAQRPVILTAMDIRRYVRKLLEYEFNPSFSILSYQELSPDLNIQPVARISSGR